In one Prosthecobacter debontii genomic region, the following are encoded:
- the sppA gene encoding signal peptide peptidase SppA, with the protein MNKTVFGCLIAALVVFLCLSLGLNLVQFAALFGENIAGMPLPKEKLTEKIEVEGKSDVMDKIVHLDLDGVISSMSVGGFLENALPSVEVMKRSLEQAVADENVKAIVLRINSPGGEVTASDIIYAAVKKAAEVKPVVVYMDSVAASGGYYVACGANKVIASETTLTASIGVIMESMSYHELFGKVGLGSQTFTSGAFKDTLSGARPMRDDEKVYVQNLVNTMYDRFLGIVSEARKVPKDVLRNTVADGRVVTGRQALEAKLVDQIGYLEDAYAAAKELGSCPDAMVVKYQSNPSFFRALGLAQSKAQTPTKVELDITGGALPKLQPGLMYYLPGAYLH; encoded by the coding sequence ATGAATAAAACAGTCTTTGGTTGTCTCATCGCCGCGCTGGTCGTGTTCCTGTGTCTGAGTCTCGGGCTGAACCTCGTTCAGTTTGCCGCTCTGTTTGGCGAGAACATCGCAGGGATGCCCCTGCCTAAAGAAAAGCTCACAGAGAAAATCGAGGTCGAGGGCAAGTCCGATGTCATGGACAAGATCGTGCACCTGGATCTGGACGGCGTGATCTCCTCCATGAGCGTCGGAGGTTTCCTGGAGAATGCGCTGCCCAGCGTGGAAGTGATGAAACGCAGCCTGGAGCAAGCCGTGGCCGATGAAAACGTCAAGGCCATCGTCCTGCGTATCAATTCCCCAGGGGGTGAAGTCACTGCCTCCGACATCATCTATGCCGCGGTCAAAAAAGCCGCCGAGGTAAAACCCGTGGTCGTTTACATGGACTCCGTGGCCGCCAGTGGCGGCTACTATGTGGCCTGTGGAGCGAATAAAGTGATCGCCAGCGAAACCACCCTCACCGCCAGCATCGGCGTCATCATGGAGTCCATGAGCTACCATGAACTGTTTGGCAAAGTGGGCCTCGGGTCACAGACCTTCACCAGCGGTGCCTTTAAGGACACCCTCAGCGGAGCACGACCCATGCGTGACGATGAAAAGGTGTATGTGCAAAATCTGGTGAACACGATGTATGATCGCTTTCTCGGCATCGTCTCTGAAGCCCGCAAAGTGCCAAAAGACGTGCTGAGAAACACCGTGGCCGATGGCCGCGTGGTGACCGGACGCCAGGCCCTGGAGGCCAAGCTGGTGGACCAGATCGGTTATCTGGAAGACGCGTATGCTGCCGCTAAGGAATTGGGTTCCTGCCCCGATGCCATGGTGGTGAAATACCAGTCCAACCCCAGCTTCTTCCGCGCTCTCGGCTTGGCTCAAAGCAAAGCTCAGACGCCAACCAAGGTCGAGCTCGACATCACCGGTGGTGCCCTGCCGAAGCTGCAACCCGGCCTCATGTATTATCTGCCGGGAGCTTACCTGCACTGA
- a CDS encoding DJ-1/PfpI family protein, with translation MPEAKVLVIVGDATETVDTLYPFFRLIEGGYKPVVAAPEKRKYQMVLHEIKPGWTITKEWEGYSIDADIAFKDINPEEYVGIFFSGGRAPEYIREDEDLIRITKWFWENKKPCASVCHGVEIPARADIVKGLRMATVAKCKFDLEICGGIYVNEPCVIDQHMYSGRTYHDSGHFIGPWIKALDAERAKMGL, from the coding sequence ATGCCAGAAGCCAAAGTCCTCGTCATTGTCGGTGATGCCACCGAAACCGTTGATACCCTCTATCCTTTCTTTCGTTTGATCGAAGGTGGTTACAAACCCGTCGTCGCAGCCCCTGAGAAGCGCAAATACCAGATGGTGCTGCACGAAATCAAACCCGGCTGGACCATCACCAAGGAGTGGGAAGGCTACAGCATCGATGCCGATATCGCCTTCAAGGACATCAATCCTGAGGAATACGTGGGCATCTTCTTCAGCGGCGGCCGCGCTCCTGAATACATCCGTGAGGATGAAGACCTGATCCGTATCACCAAGTGGTTCTGGGAAAACAAAAAGCCCTGCGCCAGCGTGTGCCACGGCGTGGAGATCCCCGCACGTGCGGACATCGTCAAAGGCCTGCGCATGGCCACCGTGGCCAAGTGCAAATTTGACCTCGAAATCTGCGGTGGCATTTACGTCAATGAACCGTGCGTCATTGATCAGCACATGTATTCCGGCCGCACCTACCACGACAGCGGTCACTTCATCGGTCCATGGATCAAGGCGCTGGACGCTGAGCGCGCGAAGATGGGGCTTTGA
- a CDS encoding sugar phosphate isomerase/epimerase family protein: protein MNRRRFLQSLAALPTASAWAAATSSPWKLNYMLASAMYGNLSLTEILPEVKKGGATAIELWPKKHGTQREELDAIGHDKFAEMLKEHGVGFGGTTRYDLGPFGLTEEIAVVNKLGGTFIVTGGSGDYKVSPEQLKLNVKGFVEKMKPHAAAAAEKGVEIGIENHINNLIDTPDSLYWLADEIRNLPGIGIALAPYHLPQDTKLLSDLIRHIDKKMTLFYAWEHGMGCMKPMPKDEELQQMPGRGKLDWKPLLQALKDVNFTGPTEVFMHPTPRGIPIMPTLAESTAEIVRAKEHLDSLI from the coding sequence ATGAACCGCCGTCGCTTTCTCCAATCCCTGGCCGCGCTGCCCACGGCTTCTGCCTGGGCCGCTGCCACCTCTTCACCTTGGAAGCTGAATTACATGCTGGCCTCCGCCATGTATGGCAATCTCTCGCTGACGGAAATTCTGCCTGAAGTGAAAAAGGGTGGTGCGACAGCCATCGAGCTGTGGCCGAAAAAGCACGGCACGCAGCGTGAGGAACTGGATGCCATCGGGCATGACAAGTTCGCCGAGATGCTGAAGGAACACGGAGTCGGTTTCGGTGGCACCACGCGTTACGATCTCGGGCCTTTTGGTCTGACGGAGGAGATTGCGGTGGTCAATAAACTGGGCGGCACCTTCATTGTCACGGGCGGCAGTGGGGACTACAAAGTCAGCCCTGAGCAGCTCAAGCTGAACGTGAAGGGGTTCGTGGAAAAGATGAAACCCCATGCCGCAGCCGCTGCGGAAAAAGGCGTGGAGATCGGCATCGAGAACCACATCAACAACCTCATCGATACGCCAGACTCCCTCTATTGGCTGGCCGATGAAATCCGCAACCTTCCTGGTATCGGCATCGCATTGGCTCCTTATCACCTGCCGCAGGATACCAAGCTGCTCTCGGATCTGATCCGCCACATCGATAAGAAGATGACGCTTTTTTATGCCTGGGAGCATGGCATGGGCTGCATGAAACCGATGCCCAAGGATGAAGAACTCCAGCAGATGCCCGGTCGTGGTAAGCTGGACTGGAAGCCGCTACTACAGGCGCTGAAGGACGTGAACTTCACCGGCCCTACGGAGGTCTTCATGCACCCTACACCACGCGGCATCCCCATCATGCCCACCCTAGCGGAAAGCACCGCCGAGATTGTGCGTGCCAAAGAGCACCTCGATAGCCTTATCTAG